One segment of Carya illinoinensis cultivar Pawnee chromosome 13, C.illinoinensisPawnee_v1, whole genome shotgun sequence DNA contains the following:
- the LOC122292951 gene encoding 40S ribosomal protein S25, whose amino-acid sequence MAPKKEKAPPPSSKPAKSGGGKQKKKKWSKGKQKEKVNNMVLFDQATYDKLLSEAPKYKLITPSILSDRLRISGSLARRAIKDLMARGSIRMISAHSSQQIYTRATNT is encoded by the exons ATG GCGCCTAAGAAGGAGAAGGCTCCTCCTCCATCATCGAAGCCTGCCAAGTCTGGTGGAGGCAAGCAGAAGAAGAAG AAATGGAGCAAGGGTAAACAAAAGGAGAAGGTGAACAATATGGTTCTGTTCGATCAGGCAACTTACGACAAGCTGCTTTCTGAAGCTCCCAAGTACAAGCTTATAACACCATCAATCTTGTCTGATCGTTTGAGG ATTAGTGGATCTCTGGCACGCAGAGCAATTAAGGATTTGATGGCAAGGGGTTCGATTAGGATGATCTCTGCTCACTCCAGTCAGCAGATCTATACTAGGGCCACTAATACCTAA